The genomic DNA ACTCGTGGAAAACTCATCCAGCATTCTTGCTGTGCGTTCGAAGTTCGGTGCACAAAACGGGGGGAAACGTCGAATGTCGCTGGCGGAGAAATTTGCTGCCGTTGTTGCCATCTCGACCGTAATCGTCGGCGGCGGTGCTGTACCGATCACACACGCCGACCCCGCGGCTCCGCACGCAGCCGATAGCGATGGCTACTACCAGCCGTATTCGAATGATTTCACCGGCATGGAGGGCGCCTGGACGGCCGAGAAGGACGGCCCGCAACCGCACTCCGCGGTGCACATCGACTGGGATGTTCCGATCACCATGAGCGACGGCGTGGTTTTGAAGGCCAACGTCTACCGGCCGATGGACAACGGGGTGGTGGTCACCGACCCGCTGCCCACCGTGCTCAACGCAACGCCGTACACCAAATGGATGATGGCGATCGGCACCAAGCTGATGAACGCCCCGGGTATCCAGGATGGCATCTTGCGCGGCATCGGCAGCCTGGAAAGCTCCGACCCCGCCCTCAAGAACCTGATGCAGCTGATGCAGACGATGGATGGCGGCATGACCCAGGTCATGATGGCCGACAAACAGCTGATCAAGAGCGGCTACGTCTGGATCGATCTCGATATCCGAGGTACCGGATTCTCCGATGGGAAATGGCAATTGACCGGTCCTCGGGAGCAGCAGGACACCGTCGAGGTGATCGACTGGATCAGCAAGCAGGACTTCAGCGATGGCAAAGTCGCCGCGACGGGCGTGTCCTACGACGCCATCACCGCCTTGCAGGCCGCCTCGCATCGCCCGCCGGCGCTGAAGGCGGTGTTCGCCGTCGAGCCCGCCACCGACCTCGTGCAGGATGTGGCGCTGCGCGGCGGAGGTATCAACGTCGGCTTCCTGCCGTTCTGGCTCTGGTTGGTCAACGGACTCAAGCGTGTTCCCGACGTGCAGTCCATGGCATTGGGCACCTACCAGCAGGAGTATCAGAAGTGGATCGACGACCGCGCCGAAGATCCGACATCGATGTCCGACGCCATGTACACCGCACTGAACGCCCGATCCATGAACGAGGTCTACAACTCCCCCGAAGCGATGATGCTGTACGACGCACAAGGCCCGTGGCGCAAGGCAACTCGAACCGATTTGGCCAACATCAACGTGCCGACCATGATCACCGGCGGATGGAGCGACCTGTTCCGGAACGCCGAATTCCGATCGTTCCAGGATCTGACGGGGCTCAAACCCGGCGAGAAGCAACTGATCATCGGACCGGGCTACCATGTCACCACCACCGGCGGATA from Mycobacterium sp. DL440 includes the following:
- a CDS encoding CocE/NonD family hydrolase; its protein translation is MSLAEKFAAVVAISTVIVGGGAVPITHADPAAPHAADSDGYYQPYSNDFTGMEGAWTAEKDGPQPHSAVHIDWDVPITMSDGVVLKANVYRPMDNGVVVTDPLPTVLNATPYTKWMMAIGTKLMNAPGIQDGILRGIGSLESSDPALKNLMQLMQTMDGGMTQVMMADKQLIKSGYVWIDLDIRGTGFSDGKWQLTGPREQQDTVEVIDWISKQDFSDGKVAATGVSYDAITALQAASHRPPALKAVFAVEPATDLVQDVALRGGGINVGFLPFWLWLVNGLKRVPDVQSMALGTYQQEYQKWIDDRAEDPTSMSDAMYTALNARSMNEVYNSPEAMMLYDAQGPWRKATRTDLANINVPTMITGGWSDLFRNAEFRSFQDLTGLKPGEKQLIIGPGYHVTTTGGYGKRDAPPRADVLQKAWFDHWIKGIDNGVRNLGPILEHMPGAQGWQRISQLPRPGMSNQRVYLRSENSHTAVRTQHDGSLSAQPPTAPDQLTVKVGVASLCSDITNTQYLGITAILMECAQNENTHEIDGLTFTSEPVSVPTVMSGPVAVHLNTQHEGTDGFWMATVSDVDDTSGTSLPLSTGWVVSSMRQVDEARSKRGPNGDYVDPIQTLDLKSGYSPVVPGKPTTIDFGTYPLDAVLQPGHRLRVSIYSSNYPSAVPPMPMMIAAGLTPPPYDVRDVALLFDRSNTFYPEHLNIDPAAPSWVSVPTSDPIG